Proteins encoded together in one Centropristis striata isolate RG_2023a ecotype Rhode Island chromosome 6, C.striata_1.0, whole genome shotgun sequence window:
- the LOC131973112 gene encoding tripartite motif-containing protein 16-like, with translation MAYSQELFDCSICLQLLEDPVTIACGHSYCIMCLSAFWDTNNNKECYSCPECRQTFSPRPALKRNTLLAALLEEDKRRKSQNAADDDDDDTYAAPGDVQCDACTGRKRKASMFCLVCLASYCETHLKPHFEVPPLKKHSLIQASSRIKESICVRHDKLLEIFCRTDQQFICLLCGMEEHRGHDTVTVAAEQCAIQRQLDCNKQEIADRVLDSERKIAELKQAAGAIRDAAYEACDNIERLCGEHIRIFVRSVEKKCSEMREKVGEAEKAGLDWTNSRLGKLEREVLELTRREDRLDQLSLTEDPIQFLQGFQALGDLPESTHSHERHDILTEFVSAQTDKLKNMCHKEKKELFSHSEENLVLKMPRLRDNATSRKYHLTKHKDSTVEVDPNTIAACLCLSNRNREMSWGETSQAHPDHPARFTVYPQALCKNKLTYSHYWEVEWDGGIVDLAVSYKCIERKGSGKDCSFGHNKISWKLTCTSSGCTFWHNNLHKGQIPPVLSRRVGIHLEYDEGTLSFYSVSDSDTLKVLHQIRTTFTEPLYPGFSVDLGSTLKICNI, from the exons ATGGCTTACAGTCAGGAGCTGTTCGACTGTTCCATCTGTTTACAGTTACTGGAGGATCCTGTGACGATCGCCTGTGGACACAGTTACTGTATAATGTGCCTCAGTGCCTTCTGGGATACAAATAATAACAAAGAGTGTTACAGCTGTCCAGAGTGCAGGCAGACTTTCTCCCCGAGGCCTGCTCTGAAGAGGAACACACTTCTGGCTGCCTTGTTGGAGGAAGACAAAAGGAGAAAGAGTCAAAAtgctgctgatgatgatgatgacgacacCTATGCTGCGCCTGGTGATGTGCAATGTGACGCTTGcacaggaagaaaaagaaaagcttcCATGTTCTGTCTCGTGTGTTTGGCCTCTTACTGCGAGACTCATCTGAAGCCTCACTTTGAGGTgccaccattaaaaaaacacagtctGATTCAAGCCTCTTCAAGGATCAAAGAGAGCATCTGTGTCCGTCATGACAAACTTCTGGAGATTTTCTGCCGCACTGATCAGCAGTTCATATGCCTGCTGTGTGGGATGGAGGAGCACCGAGGCCATGACACGGTGACAGTGGCAGCAGAACAGTGTGCAATACAG AGACAGCTGGATTGCAACAAACAGGAAATTGCAGACAGAGTGCTGGATTCAGAGAGGAAAATAGCAGAACTGAAGCAGGCTGCAGGTGCTATAAGA GATGCTGCATATGAGGCGTGTGACAACATTGAGCGACTGTGTGGGGAGCACATCAGAATATTTGTCCGCTCTGTGGAGAAGAAGTGCTCTGAGATGAGAGAGAAAGTTGGAGAAGCAGAGAAAGCTGGACTGGACTGGACCAACAGTCGTCTCGGGAAACTGGAGCGTGAAGTGTTAGAGCTGACGAGGAGAGAGGATCGTCTGGACCAGCTTTCACTGACAGAGGACCCCATTCAGTTTCTGCAG GGTTTCCAGGCCCTGGGTGACCTCCCTGAGTCCACACACTCACATGAACGACACGACATCCTGACAGAGTTTGTCTCTGCACAGACAGATAAACTGAAAAACATGTGccacaaagaaaagaaagaattatTCAGTCATTCCGAAGAAAATCTGG TGTTAAAAATGCCAAGACTGCGTGATAATGCAACATCAAGGAAATACCATCTGACCAAACATAAGG ACTCCACAGTGGAGGTGGATCCCAACACTATAGCTGCATGTCTTTGCTtgtcaaacagaaacagagagatgtCATGGGGTGAGACTAGCCAGGCTCATCCTGATCACCCTGCCAGATTCACCGTCTACCCTCAGGCTTTGTGCAAAAACAAGCTTACGTACAGCCActactgggaggtggagtgggATGGTGGCATTGTTGATTTAGCTGTGTCGTACAAATGCATTGAAAGAAAGGGTTCAGGGAAGGATTGCTCTTTTGGTCACAATAAGATCTCCTGGAAATTAACCTGCACTTCATCTGGCTGCACGTTTTGGCACAATAATCTTCACAAAGGCCAGATTCCTCCGGTTCTCTCCCGCAGAGTGGGCATACACCTCGAATACGATGAAGGAACGCTGAGCTTCTACAGTGTTTCTGATTCTGACACGCTGAAAGTGTTGCACCAAATCAGGACCACCTTCACTGAACCTCTGTATCCTGGGTTTTCTGTTGATTTAGGCTCAACACTGAAAATATGTAACATCTGA
- the slc15a5 gene encoding solute carrier family 15 member 5, giving the protein MVAGDRQKLPEGRGQLRRLSRTPCPDKGPPRKSRKKLQVIICVLLVELCERFTFFGIVCNMILFCTVKLGYDNYLAATVNLCFIGASTLTPVLVGWFAETCLGRSKVLYLCAFLHFFGTAMLPVVAFPFEDFYIDTHHMTHQLEHREQQILFYTGLLAAALGIGGIRAILCPMGAYSLQCYNQHQLLSFFNWFYWLVNLNSTVVFLGIAYIQQSVAKNLAFLIPFTSVLLALIAIHMMRSKLTYRPKKGGSLLTTLGVFLNSLKMCCLHYRHLSGDVGSWLDRAKENNGGRYSETHVENVKVLAKLFPLYGLQLLYRACITQIPSGYYIQTMNSNLHLHNLLLPIGAMNVISILPLLILAPLIECVTTCYLSREKIPPAPAKVITLGHACATLSVLVAGLSELQRKAYPLVEQTLSGKVLQVSSMPCFQLSLQYILLGLAEALVTPACSLISFQLTPSHIRGISLHFLTLSYGGGCFLGAFIIQLVYFISGGNFYPNTLHDGNLERFFFLLASLMAVNTLVFWRVSYRYIDLSVQGKALTVSPLAEKLLHYKACLRFYDTVDRSYTNASIESIL; this is encoded by the exons ATGGTGGCAGGAGACCGTCAGAAACTGCCAGAGGGCAGAGGCCAACTGCGTCGACTCTCCCGGACCCCTTGTCCAGACAAAGGACCGCCACGGAAGTCCCGCAAGAAGCTCCAAGTTATCATCTGTGTACTGCTTGTGGAGCTGTGTGAGAGATTCACTTTCTTTGGGATTGTATGCAACATGATTCTCTTCTGCACTGTGAAGCTGGGCTATGACAACTACCTGGCTGCAACAGTCAACCTGTGCTTCATAGGAGCCAGCACCCTGACCCCTGTTCTGGTTGGGTGGTTTGCAGAGACCTGCCTGGGAAGGTCCAAGGTGCTCTACTTGTGTGCTTTCCTCCATTTCTTTG GCACAGCTATGTTGCCTGTGGTAGCATTCCCATTCGAAGATTTCTACATTGACACTCATCACATGACACACCAGCTGGAGCATCGGGAGCAGCAGATCTTGTTCTACACCGGCCTCCTGGCTGCTGCACTGGGCATCGGCGGCATCCGTGCCATCCTCTGTCCAATGGGAGCCTACAGCCTGCAGTGCTACAATCAGCACCAGCTCCTGTCCTTCTTCAACTG GTTCTATTGGTTGGTCAACTTGAATTCCACTGTCGTGTTTCTGGGTATTGCTTACATCCAGCAATCTGTGGCCAAAAATCTGGCCTTTCTTATCCCCTTCACCTCTGTGCTGCTGGCTCTTATCGCTATACACATGATGCGGAGCAAACTCACCTATAGGCCCAAGAAAG GTGGATCATTATTAACCACACTGGGAGTTTTCTTGAACTCTCTCAAAATGTGCTGCCTCCACTATCGTCACCTGAGTGGAGATGTGGGATCTTGGCTGGACCGGGCCAAGGAGAACAATGGCGGTCGTTACAGCGAAACACATGTTGAAAATGTCAAAGTTCTGGCCAAGCTCTTCCCTCTTTATGGCCTTCAGCTGCTTTACAGAGCCTGCATCACACAG ATTCCTTCAGGTTACTACATACAGACGATGAACTCAAACCTCCACCTGCACAATCTCCTGTTGCCCATCGGCGCCATGAATGTGATCAGCATCCTGCCTCTGCTGATCTTAGCCCCGCTGATTGAGTGTGTGACAACTTGCTACCTCTCCAGGGAAAAAATTCCACCGGCACCTGCAAAAGTCATAA CTCTGGGCCATGCGTGTGCCACTCTGTCGGTCCTGGTGGCAGGCCTGTCTGAGCTGCAGAGGAAAGCATACCCCCTGGTGGAGCAGACCCTGTCTGGAAAAGTTCTGCAAGTGTCGTCCATGCCGTGTTTCCAGCTGTCTCTTCAGTACATCCTACTTGGACTTGCAGAGGCTCTCGTCACTCCTGCAT GTTCCCTCATATCTTTCCAGCTGACCCCAAGCCACATCAGAGGGATCTCGCTGCACTTCCTCACTCTGTCCTATGGAGGGGGCTGCTTTCTGGGAGCATTCATCATTCAGCTGGTGTACTTTATCTCTGGAG GTAACTTCTACCCAAACACACTGCATGATGGGAATCTGGAGAGGTTCTTCTTCCTGCTGGCCTCACTGATGGCTGTTAATACCCTTGTGTTTTGGAGGGTATCTTACAG GTACATAGACCTGAGTGTGCAGGGTAAAGCTCTGACCGTCAGCCCTCTTGCTGAGAAGCTGCTGCATTACAAGGCCTGTCTGCGGTTCTATGACACCGTTGATCGCTCCTACACAAACGCCTCTATTGAATCTATTTTATGA
- the ccdc34 gene encoding coiled-coil domain-containing protein 34, whose protein sequence is MSGRSMPTCPASASTGFSSTPVKTSQRKDHDTFKGMDDGVLTDEEDTFSLLSPIYHDSFDSDEDLEPSPASPRQSDNSRLSVSPVRCELPRTPSVKMLNATGEPASSPTLSAWEIWLVNKAKEERLKLERQAEEERVQRERKEQQEREQAHKKIVMEDKIQEWLKMKREQEKHEQLLKLSKVEEEIQRQQEKRREIEQKAQQKYRDWLQKKNQEKIEMEKKEKEEAALKEEQEKERHRKAEQKFQDWLARANEKSRASPKSPCYPTSPYDKSYPSPSFYNPIPWKPIHVPPPETPLKKTSVKKPQKQRKCQQSPCTALRLRNSVSAAQLLQRR, encoded by the exons ATGTCTGGACGGAGTATGCCGACCTGTCCTGCCTCTGCGTCTACGGGCTTCAGCTCGACTCCTGTCAAAACTAGCCAGAGAAAAGATCACGACACATTCAAGGGCATGGACGACGGCGTCCTAACCGACGAGGAAGACAcattctctctgctctctcccaTCTATCATGACAGTTTTGACAGTGATGAAGACCTGGAGCCCAGCCCAGCTTCACCTAGGCAAAGCGACAACTCCAGACTCAGTGTCTCACCAGTCAG ATGTGAGCTACCAAGAACACCTTCAGTGAAGATGTTGAACGCAACTGGGGAGCCTGCAAGTTCACCAACTCTCAGTGCATGGGAAATATGGCTGGTGAACAAAGCAAAAGAAGAACGTTTAAAATTGGAAAGACAAGCAGAGGAG GAGCGggtacagagagaaagaaaagaacaacAGGAAAGGGAGCAGGCACATAAAAAGATTGTCATGGAGGACAAGATCCAAGAATGGCTAAAGATGAAAAGAGAACAG GAAAAGCACGAGCAACTGCTAAAACTGAGCAAAGTGGAGGAGGAGATACAAAGGCAGCAGGAGAAACGGAGGGAGATTGAACAGAAAGCTCAACAAAAGTACCGAGACTGGCTGCAGAAGAAGAAccaagaaaaaatagaaatggaaaagaaagagaag GAGGAAGCTGCTCtgaaagaggagcaggagaaagaGCGCCACAGAAAAGCAGAGCAGAAGTTTCAAGACTGGCTGGCAAGAGCCAATGAAAAAAGCAGAGCGAGTCCAAAATCACCTTGCTACCCAACAA GTCCCTATGACAAATCCTACCCATCCCCCAGTTTCTACAATCCAATCCCATGGAAACCAATTCATGTTCCTCCTCCAGAAACACCACTCAAGAAAACGTCTGTCAAGAAACctcagaaacaaagaaaatgccAGCAAAGCCCCTGCACTGCTTTAAGACTGAGAAACTCTGTCAGTGCAGCACAGTTGCTGCAGAGGAGATGA
- the ccdc77 gene encoding coiled-coil domain-containing protein 77, protein MGSPTKDATPHRANNRTPGREPDSPLPPIHERLAYLRPSRELLEFYRQKIAQFDGEHEELLQMLEKYRGITEDQHKLQWEVRQREGEIAELQNALSDMQVYLFQEREQSLRLYAENDRLKIRELEDRKKIQHLLALVGPDAGEITYFHREPPHKVTVTQKNSESRLDENLNLRPTKSRPPAVRKESSRRTKSADGVNGESLEQYKNDNQMLLLQVEALQAQMEEQTRLAKEQVESLMEDRRIKTEEAQAQRQRDQDRITALNDKLQRTQNLLYESTRDFLQLKFDTRAHEKSWMVEKDRLLRDLDSCHNRLRKTGSAPADSGRTWQPSSSTALLLPRPQPELQQTHKEELKVLQEDLKQAHRLAEMYREQCITLETELSQIREEGDVGREIFKDRSDKMAKRLQLMTQRYEALEKRRAMEVEGFKTDLKHLRQKFKDVEKQLLKATLNIGPNQDLAILHEVRQTNSRTKKVQGELMALKAKIYGLENELRFS, encoded by the exons ATGGGATCTCCAACAAAAGATGCAACACCACACAG GGCCAACAATCGTACCCCTGGTCGAGAACCTGACTCCCCACTTCCTCCCATCCATGAGCGGCTGGCATACCTGCGTCCCTCCAGGGAGCTACTGGAGTTCTACAGACAGAAGATCGCCCAGTTTGATGGAGAACACGAGGAGCTGCTGCAGATGCTGGAAAAGTACAGAGGCATCACAGAGGACCAG CATAAACTCCAGTGGGAGGTACGACAGCGCGAGGGAGAGATTGCAGAGCTACAAAACGCCCTGAGTGACATGCAGGTCTACCTTTTCCAAGAGAGAGAACAGTCTCTTCGGCTTTATGCAGAAAACGACCGACTAAAGATCAG AGAATTGGAGGACAGGAAGAAAATCCAGCACCTTCTTGCCCTGGTGGGTCCAGATGCAGGAGAGATCACATATTTCCACCGAGAACCTCCTCATAAG GTCACTGTCACACAGAAGAACTCTGAGTCCAGATTGGATGAAAATCTCAATCTCAGGCCAACAAAGTCGAGACCTCCTGCAGTCAGGAAAG AGAGTAGCAGGAGGACAAAATCAGCAGACGGGGTAAATGGAGAGAGCCTGGAACAATACAAGAATGACAACCAGATGTTGTTACTTCAG GTGGAGGCTCTGCAGGCTCAGATGGAGGAACAAACCCGTTTGGCTAAAGAGCAGGTAGAGTCTCTGATGGAGGATCGACGGATTAAAACAGAGGAGGCGCAGGCACAAAGGCAAAGGGATCAGGATCGAATCACCGCTCTGAATGACAA GCTCCAGCGAACCCAGAACCTGTTGTATGAGAGCACCAGAGATTTCTTACAGCTGAAGTTTGACACTCGAGCTCACGAGAAGAGCTGGATGGTAGAGAAGGACCGGCTGCTGAGGGACCTGGACTCCTGCCACAACCGTCTGAGGAAGACCGGCTCTGCACCAGCAGACTCTGGGCGAACCTGGCAGCCCAGCAGCAGTACAGCACTGCTCCTCCCCCGGCCTCAGCCAGAGTTACAGCAGACGCATAAGGAGGAACTAAAA GTATTGCAGGAGGATCTGAAGCAAGCCCACCGTCTGGCAGAGATGTACAGGGAGCAGTGTATCACACTGGAAACAGAACTGTCCCAAATCAGAGAGGAGGGGGATGTGGGCAGGGAAATATTTAAG GACCGTTCAGACAAAATGGCCAAGCGTCTTCAGCTGATGACTCAGCGTTATGAGGCTCTGGAGAAGAGGAGGGCCATGGAGGTGGAAGGCTTCAAGACGGACCTGAAGCACCTCAGACAGAAATTCAAAGATGTAGAAAAACAACTcctcaag GCTACTCTAAATATTGGGCCCAACCAGGACTTAGCCATTCTGCATGAGGTACGTCAGACCAACAGCAGGACAAAGAAGGTTCAGGGTGAGCTGATGGCACTGAAGGCTAAGATCTATGGACTGGAGAACGAGCTGAGATTTAGCTGA
- the LOC131973121 gene encoding ras-related protein Rab-19 translates to MQWCRWAGSWRSHLPRQSAGPDIEDSFDFLFKIILVGDSDVGKTCVVQSFKSGIFIEKQQNTIGVDFTVRTLDIDGKKVKMQVWDTAGQERFRTITQSYYRSAHGAMVAYDITRRNTFESVTHWIREVEQFGAASVVLILIGNKSDLQAQRQVLFEDACTLAENNGALAALETSAKEAQNVEAAFVLMARELLARNGMTIMNEISRDLPEFMLSNSSHPVHGTASSDKKCGC, encoded by the exons ATGCAGTGGTGCAGGTGGGCTGGCAGTTGGAGATCACACCTCCCAAGACAG TCTGCAGGGCCAGACATAGAGGACTCTTTCGACTTTCTTTTCAAAATCATCCTGGTTGGGGATTCAGATGTGGGGAAGACCTGTGTGGTCCAGAGCTTCAAGTCTGGCATATTCATTGAGAAGCAGCAAAACACCATTGGGGTCGACTTTACTGTTCGTACCCTGGATATCGATGGCAAGAAGGTGAAG ATGCAGGTGTGGGACACAGCAGGACAGGAGCGTTTCCGCACCATAACTCAGAGCTACTACCGCAGCGCCCACGGGGCCATGGTGGCCTATGACATCACACGTCGCAACACATTTGAATCTGTTACTCACTGGATCAGGGAAGTGGAGCAGTTTGGAGCTGCCAGTGTGGTACTGATCCTCATCG GTAATAAATCAGACCTTCAAGCTCAGAGGCAGGTGTTGTTCGAGGATGCGTGCACTCTGGCAGAAAACAACGGTGCGCTGGCTGCACTGGAAACCTCAGCCAAGGAGGCTCAGAACGTGGAGGCGGCCTTCGTCCTCATGGCCCGGGAGTTGCTGGCACGCAACGGCATGACCATCATGAACGAGATTTCCCGAGACTTGCCTGAGTTCATGTTGAGTAACAGCTCCCATCCGGTCCACGGCACTGCGTCTTCAGATAAAAAGTGTGGGTGCTGA
- the hdhd5 gene encoding haloacid dehalogenase-like hydrolase domain-containing 5, producing the protein MQRISSLKTGWQLLKSCCEGAAKQVKTSSSASRNYSHGSSSFGLLFDIDGVLVRGRTPIPAAKECFRDLVDRNGKYRVPVVFVTNAGNCMRQTKAEHLSDMLDVEVSPDQVMLSHSPLRMFTQFHKMRVLVSGQGPIEEVAHNLGFQDVITIDTLRDAYPLLDVVDHNRRPKDSIPPTKGLRPIDAVILFGEPIRWETNLQLIVDVLLTNGNPDNTWNSMQYPHIPVLACNMDLLWMAEAKNPRFGHGMFLVSLESLYKKVTGYDLKYEALIGKPSVVTYNYAELLIRQQAEGLGWTTPVKRLYAIGDNPMADIYGANLYNHYLQTSRRTRAQMQAKSGGGGADPLAETVDDSRKMTSAELGGACSAYGAEEDLPEGCSSILVCTGVYSRDQQELPSDRAATVTEQRIFHGHRDFRFDPSLTQPSFIVQDVKEAVELVFQQEGCSLK; encoded by the exons ATGCAGAGAATAAGCTCTTTGAAAACCGGTTGGCAGCTGCTGAAGTCTTGCTGTGAAGGAGcagcaaaacaagttaaaacatcGTCTTCGGCCTCACGAAATTATAGCCAT GGCTCCAGCTCCTTCGGGCTCCTCTTTGACATTGATGGGGTTCTGGTGCGGGGCAGGACACCGATCCCTGCAGCCAAGGAGTGCTTCAGGGACCTGGTGGACCGCAACGGGAAATACAGGGTGCCTGTTGTGTTTGTCACCAATGCTGGGAACTGCATGAGGCAGACCAAAGCTGAGCATCTGTCAGACATGCTTGATGTGGag GTGTCTCCAGACCAGGTGATGCTGTCCCACAGTCCTCTGCGAATGTTCACCCAGTTCCACAAGATGCGTGTGCTGGTGTCGGGACAGGGGCCTATCGAAGAGGTTGCACACAA CCTGGGCTTTCAGGATGTTATTACTATAGATACCCTCAGAGATGCATATCCTCTTCTAGACGTTGTAGACCACAACAGAAGGCCCAAAGACAGT ATTCCACCCACCAAAGGCTTACGACCAATAGATG CTGTCATCTTATTTGGTGAGCCAATCAGATGGGAGACGAACCTCCAGCTGATCGTTGACGTGCTCCTGACAAATGGGAACCCGGACAATACCTGGAATTCGATGCAGTACCCTCACATCCCGGTCCTGGCCTGTAACATGGACCTGCTGTGGATGGCCGAGGCAAAGAATCCcag GTTTGGGCATGGCATGTTCCTGGTGTCCTTAGAGAGCCTGTACAAGAAGGTCACAGGCTATGACTTGAAGTACGAGGCTCTGATTGGTAAACCCAGTGTGGTGACTTATAACTACGCTGAGCTGCTGATTAGACAGCAGGCTGAGGGACTCGGCTGGACTACACCTGTGAAGAGGCTGTATGCTATAGG TGATAACCCCATGGCTGACATATACGGCGCCAACCTCTACAACCACTACCTTCAGACTTCTCGCCGTACCAGAGCCCAGATGCAGGCCAagagtggtggaggaggtgcgGACCCCTTGGCAGAAACTGTTGATGACTCCCGCAAAATGACATCAGCAGAACTAGGTGGTGCGTGCAGTGCGTACGGGGCAGAGGAGGACCTCCCCGAGGGCTGTAGCTCCATCCTGGTGTGCACAGGAGTATACAGCAGAGACCAGCAGGAGCTGCCCTCAGACCGAGCCGCCACTGTCACTGAGCAGCGCATCTTCCACGGTCACAGGGACTTCCGCTTCGACCCCAGCCTCACGCAGCCGTCCTTTATTGTTCAGGATGTGAAGGAGGCGGTGGAGCTGGTGTTTCAGCAGGAAGGCTGCTCTCTGAAGTAG